The DNA window taaaaataaaaataaaaataataaaaaaattatgaccattacaatttacaaaacaaatgttgattaaatcaaatcatattacaaagcaaaaggtaaaaaagtttaattagtttctttttagtagtggtaaaataaaatttttatgtaaTATTAAAGGGTTGAGCTACAATGAGTCGGTTCAAGTCCGATTTATAAAGATGTTGGTTAGGTCGGACAGCCGACGGGCTAGATACTTGCACTGTGAACGCCTGTCTAATAAATGTGTTAGGCtcaacatgtttattaatcggacCGGTCCAGGTTGGATCATAAACGTATCAGGTTCGATCAGGCCATAAACGTATCAGGCTTGCTTGGGCGCTGGCGCGCTGCAGGttaaaattgacacccctaatttggGAGGATACATTAGATCGAAACTTATAATTTTCTAAACAACcattaaaatttaaatagaATAATGGGATTCTCTTTGGGGCCTTGGGGGTGAAGAAGGCCTGCTGGAATATTTCTCCGAAAAACAAATGGgaagggccaaaacttgggagaGACCATCAAACAATCTCTTTCCGCTCGAGCACTGATTCTCTCCTTCAAACAATCTAATTAAAGATTCCGAAGTATGGACAAAACGATTGGTTGATATCAAATCAGAAGTTATATAGAGCGACATTTCATATTTTCATTCGATTGAAAATCCTGTGGAGTGGCGACCTCTCCCAGTGTTGTTTTGGCTTCGTTCAATCGACAAACCTTCCTATTTGTCACTGTCTCCCCGTTCTTTCAGAACCCTTATTGAATTTCTTCGAGGGAATTGTTTTGAGATCACTGACCGTCGTTTCAAGCGAAAATCCTCATGGATTCTCAGGTTATGGTGGCTCTCGCTCTGTCTCTTGTTGGCGGATTGAGCACGTCGATAGGTATGAGAAGCCAATGGTTGTCGGCGTTcatttaagttaaaaaaaaaaaaaaaaaaaaaaaattgatgatgaaCTCTGTTTGGAGTTACAATTAATTTATATTCTGTTATTGTAAAATGTGTTCTGAAATTTATACGTTATCGATTTTCTGTTTTAGTTGATCTTTGGATGATTAGGAAGttcatttctttcttgtttGTGGTTGTCTTGATGATTTTGAATAATTGGATTATTGGGTATTTggttttttcattcttcttcctcgtgttttctctctctctctctctctctctctctctctctctctctctccctctctctctttctctgtgcaATCAGTAGTGCTGCTTGATTacattttttcatgtttcaacTGATTCTTTGATGGGTTGGCGGTTGATTTACTTGTTGTTTGTTTCTGATTCTTATGAACTAGTAAGAATTGGCTTCCAGGTGCTCCCTCCCTGAAATAGTATTGTAGTTCAGTTTTTGTGAGAAACAGGGCCATTTATCTTGTACGAGTCATCTTCAGTTTGTTTGCTGTATATGCAGCTTCTGTTTCTAATCTTTTTAGTTCTCTTTCGTTCGTTTGCCGTCACTTAGATATATCTTTTCTATCGGAGTGTAAGATCATTTGTAAAGTTGTTGGGAAGTTTCTCTTGCTCTAACTCCTTTTGGTACTCTCTAGTTTAAACGGTGACACATGTTTTTACTTGTCAAAAGAAACAggaaaaattagtttttttttggttggctatatatatatatatatatgttggtcATAAAACAATTTATTAGTAGGAAgaagaaatatcattttgtaaGTGATGAATTAATCATACTGGCGAACTCGGACAATATGATCCTTTAACTTGTCTCAACTGGTATCTTTAGATGAACTGAGGGTTTGTGATACCGCTaagttttttcagttttttaaaCAAGCACGAGTGCTAACCCAGCGATCGTTTCTTTGACACTTGGGATGTTCAATGTGAACAATTCTGGAATTTGTGCTTTCTTAAGTTGAAAATTATCCTAAACTTGTCTGCACCATGTATCAATCATATTTTACTGTATCTTACTGATTCCTATTTGATCCTACTCCACCTCAAGGACTTTGTTAGTCATCTTTCCATCACCCTTCCATACTCTCAAAATATCCCACGCCTCACGAGTTAGTTGCCAAGTGCCCCCTAGGAGGGCAGTCTACCACAAGATCTAGTTGGAGCGCAGAGCCTGGACCCTGAAGTCAAACCCCTTGCATTGGCTGAGTTTGGCAGATGGCCCCAGCAAAGAATCAATTCCATGAGTGCCCTAGCTGATTTACAATCAACATGATTTACAACCAGCCTGCGGTCGAGCTGATTCACAATCAGCCTGTAGTTTTCTTGCTGGGTTCATACTTGCCTATATATACAGGGTGCCCTATCAATCCCAATGTCCCAAATACCCTAAAAGGATAACCTTTATTGTTTCCCTATTATGTTTCTTATTGGAAAGTTGTGCCCAGGGGGTGGTGTCGTGGGATAACTTTTTGTTCATGATTGCATGATGGCTGCTACAGTTGCCTAAAATTAATCACAGATTTCCTTTAGCTACACCATCTGATTGTGAGTGTTGACTTGTGGAACAGGTGCACTCGTTGTAATTCTTAACCCAACCCCCAATCTGAAGATGCTTGGTCTTTTACAGGTGATGCTTTAAGCTTACTCATTCCTCTCTCTAGTAAAACATATGCTATCTGTTTATCTAGAATGCCAGTAACTTATTAATGTGGATGTAGTATTAGATAGGCACTCTTATCTGGTAAAATTGGCTTATTTTCACTAAAATCAAACTCTCTCTTGTTTGGGAGTTTTCTTTGATGAATTGCAACTTAACTGATGGAAATGAGAGCATAAAATCACATcagacatgaaaaaaaaaaaaaaaatgaaaaccttGAAAACAAAAGATCGCCTATCAGTGGGATGCATTGCAACATGCATACACTTCCTCCAGTTCCACCTTTTGCAATTGTTTCTGCTCAGGAAATGCTACTTATAGAACTACAACATAATGAGATACTCATGGAAATATGTGGTAAATTAGTTTTTCCCATGGTGTGTGATCCTTCATGGGTCATCTGATTCTGAGGAGCAAAGCTGCAACAGTAAATGAGGTTTCTTCAACTTTAACAGAGATATGTTTCTGGTGTTTTtataaaatgcatttgattACAGTCAAATACTATTTAAAAAAGTATTGTTACAGATCCCCATCACCATTGCTTTGCCCATGATTTTCATCAACATCATCTCAATTATCATCGTTGTCGAACTTTTTGTCGTCACTCATCAGTTTATCGCCATTGTTATCATTGTCATTCATGGCGTcgtcatcatcaccatcaccatcaccgtcATAGCATCAGCATCATCACCATAGCTGCAGCCATTATTCTTTGGATATCAGGGTCCACCATGTTCATGTGGAAGTCTAACATCATACAAATGTACATCTCTAAGTAACTTACCTAAACATCTGAATACTAACAATTTCTGCATGCAGGGTTTTGCTGCTGGTCTTATGCTGAGTATTTCTTTCTTAGACTTGGCACATAATGCTTTGAATTCCATTGGCTTCTTCAAAGGAAATCTTTGGGTAAGATAAACTTTCAGGGTattaataattaaattgttCACAGATGGGGCATTACTTattcatatttcttttttttacttggGTGTAAGTTCATGTGGTCATGCAGTTCTTTGCAGGTGTAATATTCTTTGCTGTTATTGTAAATTTCATCCCTGAACCAACCCTTGCTCCAATTACAAATGTAAGAAGTAAAAAGGTATGTATCACCATTTATCCCTcgacattattattattattattattattttctaccTATGTAGGCACATTTGGAACTAGTGTTTGTTAGCTAAATTTCTgatgttttttaattttgtatATCTGAGAACATTAGaacaaagatgatgatggaGGTAAGGATCTGATGAAAAAGCGTCGTCGCCAAGTTTTATTTAGTGGAATTATCACGGCAATCGGTATGTAGAATGTTATAATCCATTTCTATAAATTGTCTCCCCAGTTAGTTTGGGAAACTATAATGATTGTTGCACCAATGAGTGGGATAGCTAGGTAACCATTACATTGACATGGCTAGGTGTCTAGCActgcatctgttgtggaaattGTAGTGGCTTAGGTAGAAGATAAAAATGTCAGTTAGGTGTCCCATACATCAAATTTTTGGAGAAAATGAAATCTCCCTTCATGTAGATGCATATCATTGGGTACTTAGTTGGTAGAGCTTTGTTCTACAGTTTGGCTGCCAGCTAactgattgattttgattacaGCAATACTCCCATGCTGATTTGACCGAGAATTCCCCAGTTATCTTTAATGACCAGACTAGTTTATCCTTAATGTTAGAGTGAATCGAAAGGGACTTAGGAGCATTCTCAGTAAGATAGGTGATTACCTCAGTTGTTTGTTGTTTGAGCACTACACATATTTAATGATGTTTAAATCACTGGAGAGGATGACTTGAGAAAATGCTACTTGCTTTTGGATCATTCAAATTAATGGTGTTGAATATAGTTAAAAGTATAGAAATTTACTGTGGATAATGGGTTTACACCTGTATAGAGAGTTACTGTGGATAATTGGTTTACACCTCTCTGGATACCTTTGAATTTTTTCCTGAAGGTAATTGCATACCTGATATTATATTTAGATAACCTGTTATATCAATTTTTGAAGCAATTCCATTCTCCTTTTTACTGAACCTCTGCATTTAGTAACTGTTTTTTTGGTACTTATTGCATCTTTACTCTGAAGGTTGTTTATCGGAGAATTTCCTCTTGCCATTTGTTGTTGAAGTTTTTTAGTGGCAATAATCATATTATGGTGACATCGGAAATTTCCAGGATAGTGAATTTTAACtcaatattttgtcaaaatcagGGGTTTGGAAACATTAGAGGAACTTGGGAATATTTGATATCTCCAGAAAGAGACATCAATGCATACTTTCAATTTGCTTACCCCTATAAACTCCCTATTAACTAAAATATATGGTGATGAAATCAAGTTAAAAGTTGACTCTTGCCATTTCTCCATTGTGGGGGGCTTTTGGCCTGACATTCAGGTTCTAGTTGTTCTCATTTCGTCTAATAGAAGTTAAAATCAGACAATAGTCCTTCCTATCTGGTAGTGAAAAAATCCTGCTTAAAATCTTATGCTGCAATTTAAGCAAACATGTAATAATAACCATAAAAACTGACAACCGAGATGTATGATTGCATTTTACACCAATAAGCAGACCTTTTCATGTGAATAAAGATGTTGTAGATCAGCCTTTATGCTATTGAACACATGTAGTTGGAGTAAATAAGTGAAAAACAAGGATGAAACTAGATGCGTAAATGGTGACATTGTTATTTCTGTCTATTATCATGTCTtgcatttaataaaaaatctttaattatttaaaaaattgaaaacctgTGTAATTGTTTGGATGTGAATGCATATAATATTCCAATGAGCTATTTATATCCTAATTAaatctttaatatttttttttttatggtggggggggggggttggtggtggtggtgggttgGGAAAGTCTTATTGTCTTTTGCTTTTGGATTAAGAGTTGCTGTAATGAGAAGGCGGGTGCGGTAAATCCACAGTTCTTCTATGGTAGAGATGGGACTTAGGAGCCAGCTTTGAGAGAAGTTCCATTGGTAAAGCTTTCTCTTTGAACAAAAAGTGGGTTTCTTCTGAGGGATTTTTAGGTTCTTCCTGAACTTTCATTTCCTACACAACAGCCTTTTGAATGGGTGCCAATATCCCTATTTGAGTAGTCACGTTGAATTCCGGAAATCCAAATCTAAAGATTTGATTGCTTTTCAGCAGTTGAATCAGAATGGCTGAATTGGGACTGCAAGATTTGGGTATATTCAAAggctgattctctctctctctcactcactaaCACAGACATACACTCTATATCTTGATTAATCTTCTTACTTCTTCAAGGTTGAAATATTTTGTGACTTTTTGTGCATTAATGTGGAACAAGTTGAAGATTTCTTGGTGTTCCAAATGGAATTGgggaaaaaccaaaaataaaaaagcccCCCCaccctctttccctctcccatcgGTATGAAAAAATGAGGTTCAGACTAAACTGGTTGGGTTATGCGGTTCTTCATAGAACCAAGTAACCAACAGTCATGCACTTATGAATCATTAAGAGTCGCAAGGGAAATATCTAGAAGAGAAACTAGAAGTAGGGAAAAggctttttaaatatttatgcATCTGGTTTTTAAGTGTAATAAATCTGAAATGGTGCCTGGTTCAACTGTttggtctggtctggtctggtctggtctTAAGACCATGGAAGGCATCGTTGATTTGTTTTAGCTTCACTATGTAGCTGCCTCTTATGTTTTCTAGCACTTTTTCTCAGAAATCAATGTCTCCTGTCTGCTATTTTAGTTAAATCTCTTTTCTTGTCTATCCCTTGCACTCCCCACACCTCCCTCGcctaaaaaaaaaccatttgtttgaagatttttttggTGTATTGAAGCATAATATTTTCTGTGATAACCTGTTAAATATCCAAAGGATTATAAGTCTTTAATGAATTAGCTGTGGATGAAAAACCTTTGTTTGTTTACTAGTGTCTTTATCTTCATCTCATTTTAGATATCTGTATGTGGTAAATTTATTTATCTAACTCATAAATTTTACCAATTTCTTAATCTTCATTTAAATATCTACTTCTAGTAAATTCACTTGTTTAACTCGTAAATCTTTGGAAAGGACATATGTTCATTaatccccccccaaaaaaaaaaaaaaaagatcttagCTGATCTGTGAATATGCTTTTCTGGTGTTTCGATATATTACTAAGTTTTGGTCATGTTAAGTTATATTCTTTGGTTGTTTGAGATTGTTTGATTATGTTTAACAAAGAATGTAAGTTGAAGGTTCTGAAAGGACAAGGAGGGCTGGAAAGGATGGAGTTGAGTTAATCAGAGAAGACCTGATAATTTATGATTTGGCAGAAGTTATGGCGCCAAATTAAGTGGAATCTTTGGGAAGGATTCATTCAACCGAACCATATGGTTAGGATGTGGCTTACTTGAGTATATCTGAGTtgcattgaattgaattttggaTCAGAATTTGTGAACAGTCTCATGCTTATGCTGAGTCTGTGTTACCTGGGATCTTCCTGTTGATAGTGCATCGACACCATAATTTTTGGGTGACATTTATTCTTAAATTGACCTGAATTCAGTAAATTCACCTATTTCCTATAAGTAAACTGTTAAATAGGTCAGTAGAAACACTTCAGTAATTATGCTGGGAGAGGAGGATTCCCTTGCTACAATTATAGAAGATCATGTCTTCctaatttccttcttttttttttaccatacaCATATGACTTACTCAATTTAtggtgcaattttttttttcctcatctcaTTGTGTTTACAAAGAAGTCTAGCTTGAATGGCAAGTCCAATTGTACATAGATATGTGTTTCCAATTGGTAGATAATTTTCTGTAACAGATTGATGGGCACATCAGACTGGTGGGTTGAGAACTCAAACGACTCTTCTCCTAAAAGTTGTTTTTTCCCCCCTTCCTTTCTGGTTTTTCTAATGTTGTACTTCTTACAAGTTGCAGGAATAAGCTTGCACAATTTTCCAGAGGGAATGGCAGTGTTCCTTGGATCAATGAAGGTGCTTCCTTAGTTCTGTCTTCAAACTACATCCCCAAGTGATATGCAGTGGTTTAGCATGGTTCCTCCCTGTTTACTCAATACAATACTTGATGCAgatgcacgatggacttagaaaaaaaaatatctttcgatttgattttcttttgttttagaaataatttattttaaattagctagcttctaattttagaatagtttcctttcaagtagtttccattaattgtttgatttttttttttcctttatattggacatgtaaacaatggagaagttcagttttagattttgaagcatagaaattttgattaagagttttggtatgagaaccatggctgccgattcccctttcttctttctctgaattttttcccatttcttctcttccattcttttacttcccctttatttcttctccttcttttttttaaattctggtttttcttccctaccctgTTTCTGGCGATCGTTGCTGTCTCCTTGAAGCTGATCGATCTCCCTCATGCATTGGTTTTTTGGACTGAGATTTTGAGTGAAGGTAACTCTTTCCTAGGCGATACAAATCCTAGGTCATCTCTTTCGAGGCTTGGTTCTGTTGTGAAGAAACCCAACCCAGAATCAGATCTGAATTTACCATCGCCAGATCCAGTAGCAGGTGCTTCCCACGTCACTCCAGCCTGCTGATCTGAGCAGCCCCCTGGTGAGTTTGGTACGCCTTCTCCTTAGGAGTCTACACTTGAAGTCCCAAGATCAACCGAccagatttgaaggagttctctaCGTTGAAGGCTTTCTGGCTACCGCTTCTAAACTCCatcgtgaggaagaagaaaggtctttattttcaaaatataactTCTGCTTATTACAGATAAGTCCTTTCAAGTTTTAAGTTCGTTATTAAAGACATCCTCTCTTTCCTAGTTTGCAAAGTAACCCTTCATTCttggttttatttcaatttaaccCCACTACTATTTTAATTCCAGAATTGCTCCTTTCTCTTTGAAGTTAATTCCTTTTAAGTCCTTAGTCACTTATTTCAATCTATAAAGCTCCTAAATCTTATCAGAAATTACATTATTGCCCCTGGTTTGCCTAGAGTGAACTATTTGGTTCTTTAGTGGGCTCTAAGCGATCCGACTCTCTCGGATCTGCATCAATACTTCTCTTTTATCTATGTGATTTTATTGACAACTGAATGGCTTTTGTACATCCTTCACAGTTAATAGAATGGTCACCTGTTCAATATTGCATTGATATAACTGTgcatttattttgtttcttgatCTGCTACTTCATCTCTACTGTTGCCCTATTTGTGCATTATACCATGTTGTTTATTTTACTCCGTCTCCTTTTTCCATGTGCACTTTTGTTGATTAGTGAACTGATCAGAGTTGAGCTAGGTTGTAGTAGCAAAGAACAGCCAGTTGTGATTTATTGTTACCATCACTGGAAGATCCGGTTCTCTAATTTAAGGTTTTTGAACAGGATATCCATCTTCCCCAACTACCAGTTTGGTGGTATCACATGGGAACTTATGCCTGGTTTATGTTATGCCATATATGTCTTCTAGGAATTTGCATGTCTTAATTTTCTCCTATATttcattggaaatttttttttttgttcctttttccAATTTCATATTGTGGgttataatatattattgtGACCGGTGGTCCCACACCGTGGATTGCAATCATTGATCACCCTAGCAgtgaatttgaatttaaaagactctttttttttttttggggggggggggggcagggtGGAATGTGCTTTGGAGAACTGTATGTTCAAATTTATATTATTCCACTATACATCACTTTAACATCTAGTTGTATTCCATAATGACTATATATTCTGCATTTTAGGTTTGATAAACTATGATTCACATATGCTAATGGTGATTCAGTTTTTGTGTTTGTTGAATGCTTGTTTAGGGACTTCGTGTTGGTCTTAACTTAGCCTTCGCTATTGCTTTGCACAACATTCCAGAGGTACATGCAGATGTTGACCTTTCTCTAAACCATAGGATGGTAGCAAGCTATTCCTGAATAGCATTCTGGATTGTTTGTGTTTCCAATTGATCtgcttttttgattttctttacaataaCTGCAGTCAGCAATACAGTATGGTAGAAATTTTTAGTTGCTAGTATAGTTCACAACATTCTTCACAGAAAATACAGTAAGAAAGGGAATACACACTTTGGGATTATTGTAATTTCCATTGTGTTAAGCCCTTTCAGATTTTTATTACAGGCTACTGTAATAAGTGGCAAACGTAAAACATTTTCACTGGACATAACTAAAgaatatatgtttttttaagAATGCTAGAGGCAGGCGGGTGCCATAGTTTTTACCTGATGTCTATAGTTATGCTCTGAACAATTCTTTCTTAAGGGATCCTCCAATAGTTCAAGCCTGCCACATTACTTGATTAGAAGATCATCTTACTAGTACTTGCAACATTTTAGGGCTCTTTAAAGTCTATTTTAGCCTCATTAATGGATGCTCTTTTGGACCATTTAGATCTCATATTCCTTTGGGTTATAAGGCCCTATGATACTACACCATCTTCCAGGATAAAATGGATGCTCAGTTCGTTAACAAAACAGAATCAATCCAAAGTAGTAACTCAAGACAATCTAACCTAAATCATCTTGAAAACtaaaaacagaaattagaaattaacaCCGAATCCCGTATAGGACTCAAATGCCTCATACTAGGGTCTTATAAAATTGGCCCTTTAcaatagaaaacccaaaaatacttaGCCCATGACCCATATAACCCAATCAGAACTTAAAATTGAATttaatcaaaactgaaccgactCTGAATTGCaggttcttcttcctcttctttcttctgctgGAATTCTGCATCAATAATACACAGACCAGTAAAACTGTGATGTGCAATGTTTGAAAGGCAATATCTCCAGGTTGGGGCCCCATACCTGTAGAATGGTCATACAGCTTTCTGCATTTCTTGCAATGAGAGTGTAGGAGATTATCTAGAATCTAATTAAGCACTAGGAAGTGATTACAGCCACATGTTTGTCATACATTATCCCTAGGGTCAGGAGGAATTTAAATAGTTTCAGAAAGCTgaaaaaaattcacatttagATCAGATTATAAATAATCAGTGCatgcttatttttattttttgcttttcagGGTGTTGCTGTAGCATTACCTATCTATTTTGCAACACAGAGGTAATGCTTTCTTAAATTTAATGAAATGCTATTGTTGGCTCAGACATTTCCAATGGCATTGGTGGCGTTGTGAATGAGAGTAAGACTAAATGGTCAATTTCTTTCTCTTGTGAACAGTCAGTTAGGCCTTGGAGCATTTTTTGTAAAGTTTCCAGCATTTTTAAGTAGTTTGAGATTAAGATACTTCAATTTTTCAATTGGGGGAAAATTCATGGGTGATTTGAGATTTGATCctaccttttttgttttttttttttcccatcattgtttttctcttctttttatttttaaatctcaGAAAAGGAATGAACTGTTTGTTTGAGATTGGAGAATTGAATTCATCCCATAATTAAAGACAagcatcaaaataaaaatttcatgaaaGTCTTTCTGGTTGTTACAAGAATATGAAATGCAgttcatttcaaaaattttattttttatgcgaCAGTGATGGCTTAATACttttattgaaaataattaTGGGATGACTTGAAGATTTGGCAATGTGCGAATTTCAATATGTTATATTGTATCAGATTTAAATGGTTACTCTGTCTTCATGCCACAGCAAATGGCAGGCCTTCAAACTGGCAACGCTTTCTGGCTTTGCTGAGCCCTTGGGGGTGCTTATCGTAGGTATGCATTATTGCATCTTATTGTTACTTCTTCCAGAGTTTCCGACTCAAATCCTGCTGCTCGTAAGAAGGATTTACTTTGTACACCTTTTCTAATAAAGATATTTGAAGAATTTCTAATTTGCTTG is part of the Macadamia integrifolia cultivar HAES 741 chromosome 9, SCU_Mint_v3, whole genome shotgun sequence genome and encodes:
- the LOC122089240 gene encoding zinc transporter ZTP29, which encodes MDSQVMVALALSLVGGLSTSIGALVVILNPTPNLKMLGLLQGFAAGLMLSISFLDLAHNALNSIGFFKGNLWFFAGVIFFAVIVNFIPEPTLAPITNVRSKKNKDDDGGKDLMKKRRRQVLFSGIITAIGISLHNFPEGMAVFLGSMKGLRVGLNLAFAIALHNIPEGVAVALPIYFATQSKWQAFKLATLSGFAEPLGVLIVAYLFPSSLNPEILEGLLGSVGGVMAFLTLHEMLPLAFDYAGQKQAVKAVFLGMAFMSASLYFLELSLPKDMSL